Proteins co-encoded in one Stomoxys calcitrans chromosome 5, idStoCalc2.1, whole genome shotgun sequence genomic window:
- the LOC106091750 gene encoding ribose-5-phosphate isomerase — translation MTFRRVIYNSISSCNQHLKLVYFKPREVHRCVAIKSKMSLNEAKKIAAYRAVDEWVKNNTAVGIGSGSTVVFAVDRLAQRVKEEKLEVVCVPTSFQARQLIVENGLVLGDLDRNPQLNVAIDGADEVDKDMVLIKGGGGCLLQEKIVASCAERLIIIADYTKNSHKLGEQYKKGVPIEVVPLAYVPIREKIQKQFGGELKLRMAVAKAGPCVTDNGNFILDWNFPQDVNFHWSDVNRDLLMIPGVVETGLFVNMAQKAYFGMADGSVKTQDK, via the exons ATGACGTTCCGGCGCGTCATTTACAATAGCATTTCAAGCTGCAATCAACACTTGAAGTTGGTTTATTTCAAACCACGTGAAGTACATCGTTGTGTTGCTATAAAGTCCAAAATGTCCCTGAACGAAGCGAAAAAAATAGCTGCTTATCGGGCTGTGGATGAGTGGGTGAAGAACAATACCGCTGTGGGCATAGGCAGCGGTTCAACTGTGGTCTTTGCCGTTGATAGACTGGCTCAACGTGTAAAAGAGGAAAAGTTGGAAGTTGTGTGTGTTCCCACTAGCTTTCAAGCACGCCAACTGATTGTGGAGAATGGTTTGGTCTTGGGCGATCTCGACCGTAATCCTCAACTAAATGTAGCCATAGATGGAGCCGATGAAGTGGACAAAGACATGGTGTTAATAAAAGGCGGAGGTGGCTGTTTGTTGCAAGAGAAAATAGTGGCTTCCTGTGCTGAGCGACTCATAATTATCGCTGACTACACGAAAAACTCACATAAATTGGGTGAACAATATAAAAAAGGAGTTCCCATAGAGGTAGTGCCCTTAGCCTATGTGCCCATAcgtgaaaaaatacaaaaacaatttgGGGGTGAATTGAAATTGCGTATGGCTGTTGCTAAAGCGGGACCTTGTGTAACAG ACAATGGCAATTTTATATTGGATTGGAATTTCCCTCAGGATGTAAATTTCCATTGGTCCGATGTAAATAGAGATCTTCTAATGATACCCGGGGTGGTGGAGACTGGCTTGTTTGTCAATATGGCCCAAAAAGCATATTTTGGCATGGCTGATGGTTCGGTCAAGACACAAGACAAATAA
- the LOC131998152 gene encoding uncharacterized protein LOC131998152 isoform X2: protein MAAKRRFNVELNEYRCNHFGTVIKCLECSFTKVSTNNFVTNTAMEFNQELARNSEFRLLVSFQLPKKDKVIKFLDLKMTICDVLSQMMSVPLVKRIIKETRRTSNMPYACPIKANYLYYMANYSITDELFPTYTPYISFNFSLFYFENGKLFASSNVGGATVPK from the exons GCAGCTAAGAGGCGTTTCAACGTTGAGTTAAACGAATATCGATGTAATCATTTTGGAACAGTCATCAAATGCTTAGAGTGCTCTTTCACCAAAGTATCCACAAATAATTTTGTTACAAATACTGCGATGGAATTCAATCAGGAGTTGGCCAGAAATAGCGAGTTTCGACTTTTGGTTTCATTTCAATTGCCCAAGAAGGACAAAGTGATTAAATTTCTGGACTTAAAAATGACCATTTGTGATGTGCTGAGTCAAATGATGTCTGTGCCTCTAGTGAAAAGGATCATAAAGGAAACAAGGAGAACCAGTAATATGCCCTATGCATGTCCGATAAAAGCA AATTACCTATACTACATGGCCAACTATAGTATTACCGATGAACTCTTTCCCACCTACACTCCTTAcataagttttaatttttccttgttctattttgaaaatggcaaattatttgccagctctaatgttGGGGGAGCTACTGTTCCAAAATAG
- the LOC106091751 gene encoding protein TEX261 gives MGFMYILSWIALVLQIIFVTISIAAGLYYIAELVEEYTSAARKMILMMISFTMFVYVMFIFCDELPWSIIIMGFITQFLHLSIMSSFPFIRFLSLPFIGTVVCLIANHLLAFQYFTSVYYPFTQILAYFTICLWMVPFALFVSLSANDNVLPTTINDSHLAANQDVVSNYFSRGKKQGLLSLFNYLKDSIMPGRNKKSF, from the exons ATGGGGTTTATGTACATTTTAAGTTGGATTGCACTAGTATTACAAATTATATTTGTAACCATATCAATTG CCGCTGGTCTGTACTACATAGCTGAATTGGTGGAAGAGTACACGAGTGCAGCGCGAAAAATGATTCTCATGATGATTAGTTTTACCATGTTTGTTTACGTTATGTTTATATTCTGCGATGAGTTGCCATGGAGCATCATAATAATGGGATTTATTACTCAGTTCCTGCATCTGTCCATAATGAGCAGTTTTCCGTTTATTCGATTTTTATCGCTGCCCTTCATTGGTACTGTCGTGTGTCTGATAGCTAATCATTTATTGGCTTTCCAATATTTTACATCAGTATACTACCCCTTTACACAG ATTTTAGCCTATTTTACAATCTGCTTATGGATGGTGCCATTTGCTTTGTTTGTATCATTGAGTGCAAACGATAATGTTTTGCCCACCACTATTAACGACAGCCATTTGGCCGCCAATCAAGATGTTGTTAGCAATTATTTCTCGCGTGGCAAGAAACAAGGTCTACTTTCACTGTTTAACTATTTAAAAGACAGTATTATGCCGGGTCgtaataaaaaatctttttga
- the LOC131998152 gene encoding uncharacterized protein LOC131998152 isoform X1, with protein MFEIALIINVFYALAIFSQQAAKRRFNVELNEYRCNHFGTVIKCLECSFTKVSTNNFVTNTAMEFNQELARNSEFRLLVSFQLPKKDKVIKFLDLKMTICDVLSQMMSVPLVKRIIKETRRTSNMPYACPIKANYLYYMANYSITDELFPTYTPYISFNFSLFYFENGKLFASSNVGGATVPK; from the exons ttttttaCGCCTTGGCAATTTTTTCCCAACAGGCAGCTAAGAGGCGTTTCAACGTTGAGTTAAACGAATATCGATGTAATCATTTTGGAACAGTCATCAAATGCTTAGAGTGCTCTTTCACCAAAGTATCCACAAATAATTTTGTTACAAATACTGCGATGGAATTCAATCAGGAGTTGGCCAGAAATAGCGAGTTTCGACTTTTGGTTTCATTTCAATTGCCCAAGAAGGACAAAGTGATTAAATTTCTGGACTTAAAAATGACCATTTGTGATGTGCTGAGTCAAATGATGTCTGTGCCTCTAGTGAAAAGGATCATAAAGGAAACAAGGAGAACCAGTAATATGCCCTATGCATGTCCGATAAAAGCA AATTACCTATACTACATGGCCAACTATAGTATTACCGATGAACTCTTTCCCACCTACACTCCTTAcataagttttaatttttccttgttctattttgaaaatggcaaattatttgccagctctaatgttGGGGGAGCTACTGTTCCAAAATAG